A DNA window from Nodosilinea sp. FACHB-141 contains the following coding sequences:
- a CDS encoding nuclear transport factor 2 family protein yields MDPEIETQIRECEARLYTAMSASDVSELDALIANDLLFAGPTGELATKAMDLDLHRTGGTQFHEFVPKELEIRVLSEHFALASAHIFLSGTYLGNAFSGDYRYMRVWRSGKSGWQIVSGSVTAMV; encoded by the coding sequence ATGGATCCAGAAATTGAAACCCAAATTCGTGAGTGTGAGGCGCGACTTTACACCGCAATGTCAGCCTCCGACGTATCTGAATTAGATGCGCTCATTGCTAATGACCTGCTTTTCGCTGGGCCAACTGGTGAACTGGCAACTAAAGCGATGGATTTGGACTTGCACCGTACTGGTGGCACTCAGTTTCACGAGTTTGTGCCTAAAGAGCTAGAAATAAGAGTTTTGAGCGAACACTTTGCTCTTGCGTCGGCTCACATTTTCTTGAGCGGCACGTATTTAGGAAATGCTTTCTCAGGTGATTACCGCTACATGAGAGTTTGGCGTAGCGGCAAAAGCGGTTGGCAGATTGTTAGTGGCAGTGTTACCGCGATGGTTTGA